The genomic DNA ATTCTGGTGGTCATGAAGAGCAACGTTATGTCATCAGTACTATGCTTAGATTTAATGGTGAAGAATGGCCAATCGAAGTAACTCTCACCAACAGAGAAAATATGCTATTTCGCATGTTGCTAGGTCGCACTGCAATGAACGATAGAATCATTGTCGATCCAGCTGCATCATTTTTAATTGCTGCACCTTTTAATTCCACTAAGGAAAACGATTAATGAAAATCGGAATTTTATCTCGCAACCGCTCTTTGTATTCAACCAAACGCTTAATTGAAGCGTGTCAAAGCAGAGGCCATGAAGTCAAAGTTATCGATGCATTGCGCTGTTACATGAACATAAACTCTGAGAAACCTGAAATTCATTTTAAAGGTGAAGAGTTAAAAGATTTCGACGCTATCGTGCCTCGTATTGGCGCGTCAGTGACATTTTATGGTACTGCGGTACTTCGTCAGTTTGAAATGATGGGCGTTTATCCTGTCAACGAATCTGTAGCGATAACCCGATCTCGAGATAAATTGCGTTCAATGCAGCTGTTATCTCGTAAAGGTATTGGGATGCCTATCACTGGTTTTGCCAGCAAACCTGATGATATTAAAGATCTTCTAGAAATGGTGAACGGTGCCCCTGTTGTGATCAAATTGCTAGAAGGCACGCAAGGTATCGGGGTTGTATTAGCAGAAACACGTAAAGCAGCAGAAAGCGTGATTGAAGCATTCATGGGGCTAAAAGCCAACATCATGGTACAAGAATATATTAAAGAAGCTGGCGGAGCTGATATTCGTTGTTTTGTTATTGGTGATAAGGTCATTGCAGCAATGAAACGACAAGCCAGTGAAGGTGAGTTTCGTTCAAACCTTCACCGGGGCGGTACAGCGTCATTAGTTCGCATTACGCCAGAAGAGCGTAAAACGGCTGTAGCGGCAGCAAAAATAATGGGTTTGAACGTTGCTGGGGTTGACTTACTTCGTTCCTCTCGTGGCCCTTTAGTGATGGAAGTAAACTCATCACCAGGCCTTGAAGGCATTGAGGCGGCAACAGGGAAAGATGTTGCTGGCATGATCATCGATTTTATTGAAAAGAATGCATCAGAAAAAGGAACTAGGACCCGTGGCCGAGGTTAAAAAAAGCAGTGTAAATAACCGAAAGGTAATAAAAAATAAACCTTTTGAATTTATGGGCTACAGTGTTAGAGCTGGTGAGCGCAAGGTTTTGGAGATTGAAGCAGCCAAACTGTATACCCATTCTCCTCTATCTATTCCCGTTGAGATCATTCACGGGAAAAACCCAGGCCCGGTATTAATGGTCAATGCCGCTATTCATGGTGATGAACTTAATGGCGTAGAAATCGTTCGTCAGTTAATTGAAAAAATTGATACCAATAAACTGAAAGGTACCTTAATTGCCGTGCCTATCGTGAATGTATTCGGTTTCATTCATAAATCACGCTATTTGCCTGATCGTCGGGATTTAAACCGTTGCTTCCCAGGCTCAGAGAAAGGCTCGTTAGCTTCTCGTATCGCACATACGTTTTTTACTGATGTCGCCCAAAAAGCGGATTACATTATCGACTTACATACTGGCGCGATCCATCGCACTAACTTGCCGCAAATTCGGGCATGTTTAGAGAATGATGAAACGTTAAGAATGGCGAAAGCCTTTGGCACACCAGTCATTATTGATGCCGCATTACGTGATGGTTCATTACGGGCTGAAGCAGAAAAAAATGGCATTCCTGTTCTCACTTATGAAGCAGGAGAAGCATTGCGATTTGAACCCATAGCCATTAATGCTGGCATTCTCGGTATAGTGCGTGTCATGCAAGAATTAGGCATGTTGCGTATGAGCCGCAAAAAAACGCCAGAATCTGTGATTGCC from Vibrio casei includes the following:
- a CDS encoding succinylglutamate desuccinylase/aspartoacylase family protein, which produces MGYSVRAGERKVLEIEAAKLYTHSPLSIPVEIIHGKNPGPVLMVNAAIHGDELNGVEIVRQLIEKIDTNKLKGTLIAVPIVNVFGFIHKSRYLPDRRDLNRCFPGSEKGSLASRIAHTFFTDVAQKADYIIDLHTGAIHRTNLPQIRACLENDETLRMAKAFGTPVIIDAALRDGSLRAEAEKNGIPVLTYEAGEALRFEPIAINAGILGIVRVMQELGMLRMSRKKTPESVIAKSTNWVRAENDGILRTMVTLGDRVTKNQVLAYISSPLGHVEITMTAPKDGIVIGQQTLPLVNEGDAVFHLAYFTEDNDSVGDKVEDYIGQVIEHVESKDESITTGFIAVPNQDR
- the rimK gene encoding 30S ribosomal protein S6--L-glutamate ligase, encoding MKIGILSRNRSLYSTKRLIEACQSRGHEVKVIDALRCYMNINSEKPEIHFKGEELKDFDAIVPRIGASVTFYGTAVLRQFEMMGVYPVNESVAITRSRDKLRSMQLLSRKGIGMPITGFASKPDDIKDLLEMVNGAPVVIKLLEGTQGIGVVLAETRKAAESVIEAFMGLKANIMVQEYIKEAGGADIRCFVIGDKVIAAMKRQASEGEFRSNLHRGGTASLVRITPEERKTAVAAAKIMGLNVAGVDLLRSSRGPLVMEVNSSPGLEGIEAATGKDVAGMIIDFIEKNASEKGTRTRGRG